AAGAACAAGTCTGATTGGCGGCAGGGTGGAAAAAGATAACATCCGTGTGCAAGCATATGGAACCGTGGATGAAGCAAACTGTTTTGTCGGGCAGGCAATGGCAGAACTTGAGCAAGAAACATTTCAAGACATCATTGACGAGCTTGAAAAAATTCAACATGAATTATTCGATTGCGGTGGTGATCTAGCGAACGTAACGGGTAATGGCGAATATAAACTAAAACAGGAAATGATTGATTTTCTTGAAGAACGAATTGATGCATATATTGAAGAAACGCCTAAATTGGAGCGATTTATTTTACCCGGCGGCACAAAAGCAGCGGCGGCTCTGCACATCGCAAGAACGGTGACAAGACGTGCGGAACGCGATGTTGTCACGCTTTCGCGAATTGAAGAAAATATTCCACCGCTTGCACAGAAATATCTTAACCGTTTATCTGATTACTTTTTCGCAGCGGCGAGAGTCGTCAATTTCCGTTCAGGCAGAAAAGATGTGGAGTATGAAAGAAGCGCCATCGTTTTTAAGGAAGCAAAAGGAAAGAAAAAAGAGAAGGACGGAGAGTAGAAAAATATGAAACAGTTGGTTGAAATCCCTTTATTGGCTAAAGATATTGGAAGAGAAGTATCAGCATACTTAAATACGCTTACAAAACCGATCGGAAGTTTAGGGCGTTTGGAAACGTTGGCCGTGGAGCTTGCAGAAATGACAGGAAGCCGCTTCCCTGTTGTGGCCCCCCCGGGCGTTCTCGTTTTTGCGGCTGATCATGGTGTGACAGAAGAAGGGGTGTCAGCCTATCCGAAAGAAGTAACCGCACAAATGGTTTTAAATTTTCTTTCTGGCGGGGCTGCAATGAACGTTTTCAGCAGACAAATTGGCGCGCTCTTCGAAATCGTTGATGTGGGTGTTGCCGAGGCTGTTGATGGGGAAGGTTTAATCGCCCGCAATGTAAGAGCAGGGACAAGAAACTTCTGCCAAGAAGATGCAATGGCAGAAGAAGAGGTGATTCAAGCCCTAAATGTAGGGAAAGAAGAAGCAGCAAAAATGATTGAAAATGGTGCAAAATGTTTGATCGTAGGTGAAATGGGCATCGGTAATACAACGTCAGCCAGTGCGCTGCTCTCTGTGATAACTGGAAAAAATGTAAAAGAGTTGATAGGGCCTGGAACGGGTTTGAATTCCGATCAAATGACAAAGAAGCAAAGCGTCATCGAACGAGCAATTGAAGCGCGAAAGCCTGATCAGAATGACCCGCTTGATTTGCTTAAAAAGCTTGGCGGTCTCGAAATCGCTGCGATGGCCGGTGCCATGCTTGAAGCAGCGCGAAATCGAATTCCGATCATTGTTGACGGCTTTATTTGTACGGTTGCGGCGCTGATTGCGAATCAATTTGATAACCGTGCATCCGATTATATGATCGCCGGTCACCATTCAACAGAGCCAGGCCATAAAACCGCTCTTGAGGAATTAGGCAAACAACCATTGCTAGATTTGGAAATGAGGCTTGGGGAAGGGACTGGGGCTGCACTCGCTTTTCCAATTGTGGAAGCTGCAACAAACATGTTGTGCGAGATGGCAACATTTTCGGAAGCTGGAGTTTCCGGGAAATCGGAGCGTTAAAATTCTCAAAAATGAAATAACCAAACACCCACTTTTTGCATATAGTACTCCAGTATGTGAAGAGGGGGCTTTTAGTAAGTGGAACGCCATGATTATAGAAAACCCGCGCTTTTTGAACACCGGTTTTGGTTACAAATTCTTGGTGATCATTCCCGTTTTATCCGGGATGCACTGTCACCAAAAGAAACACGGCTCGTCCGGGAAGCAAATCAAATGATTGCAACATTTGATACATTGCTTTCCCAGGCTAGAAAGCAGTTAGGAGAAAATGAATTAGCTTCGCTAACAAGGTCTGCTTACGAAAAAGCGTTCGAATTACGCCAATTAAAACTTGCGATCATTCGAAGCCATCTAGCGGGGAAGATTTCAATTAGTTTGACGCCGTCCTTTGTAAATCATATGGTGAATGAACTTGAGGAGTACGTTCGCATTTTGCATTATTTGTTAAATAAACAAGTCCCGCCTGTTTCCCATCCTCTCCACCACCACTTAATTTGGCTTCTTGATGGTGCGGGACATGCAGGAGCAATTGAAGGAAATCTTGATCGCACCGAGAAAATGTTAAAAAAGAAAAGTGAAATGTTTACAAAGCATTTTGAAGATTTTTATCTTAAAGCGGTTGAAATGGTGGGTTATTTAAGAACAAACCTTTCACAATTTCCTGCTCTTCAGAAGTTTAATGATGATGTGAAATTGGAAATGGCAATTTTCCAAACCTTTTTGGAAGAACTGGAAGAAATGGAACTTACGAATACATCCCTTTCCATTTTATCCCCATTAATGGCTGATCACATGTTTCGCGAGGAATGCTATTACTTGCATAAACTAGCCGAATCAACAAATACGGAGGAGCCGAATTGTAATCCGGCGAAAGAAAGAATTGAGAGTTAGTTCAACATGAATGGCCATGCTTAGAACCCATTGGATTTACATTCTAATAATTAAACAGGAAGTTAAAAAACCTTGCAATCTTAAGCAAGGTTCTTTAACTATTTTAATATGAACAAGCGACGGAAAGAGAATTTCGCGTTGAAGCGGGCCTTACGGATGGTTGCACTGGGATAAATAAAAAGCCCGTTTTGGCAATGGGGCTTCGAAGAAATCGCTGAGCTGGGATTCGGTGACTAATTCTTCTGTTCTGCCCGTTTTAAAGACCTCGCCCTGCCGCAGCATCAATGTTTTGCTAAAGACCGGCAAAATTTCTTCGATATGATGTGTGACATAAATCAATGTCGGTGCATCTTTTTGTTTTCCTAATTGTTCAACCGTTTCAAGCAGCTGCTCTCGGGCAAAAACGTCAAGCCCTGTACACGGTTCATCGAGAATTAATAGTTTTGGCGATGCCATAAGCGCCCGAACGATAAGTACTTTTTGCTTTTCACCTTGCGAAAGGGAAGCATAGGGGCGGTGGATAAAACCGCTTAATCCATATTCCTCCATTAATGATAAGGCGCGGTCGATGTCCTCTTGTTCAGGATCGTGATAAAGCTTTGGAGAAGCAAATTTTCCTGAGAGGACAATATTTTCCGTATATTCTTCACCGTGCAATTTTTCTTGCATGGCAGTGCTCACCCAGCCAATAATTTTCCGCAGTTCGCCGAGTGGATACTTCCCAAATTGTTTTCCGAGAACACGAATCTCGCCAGTTGTCGGCCAAATGTAGCCGTTAATCATTTTTAACAGCGTCGTTTTCCCTGAACCGTTCAAACCGAGCAATACCCAATGCTCGCCTTCCTCAACCGCCCAATTTATATTTTTTAAAATTGATTTATTTTGCCGTTTCCAATGAACATTTTTTAATTCAATAACCATTGACAAGCCGCCTTTCAACTTTCTTTTTTCAGTATAACAAAGACTGAAAAAAAGAGGGAGGGGGTTGACGGTTTTGTTCCATAAAATCTTTTGACAATTTGCCGTTAAATCGGTATGTTAATCACATAGGGTATTTAATTTTTAAAAAAATAAGGAGGATTTGGTATGGGTAGATTTGATGGTAGAGTAGCAATTGTAACAGGGGGAAGCCGAGGCATTGGGCTTGGCATTGCAAAACAATTTGCCCAAGAAGGCGCAAAAGTAGCTTTATTTGATATTAATGAAGAGGCTTTAGAATCAGGCGCAAAAGAACTTCGTGACATGGGCGCAGAAGTAGCAACTTTTGTAACGAACGTTGCCAATTCTGAACAAGTCGAAGAATCTGTTAAAGCGGTTGCAGATCAATTCGGAAAAATCGATATTCTTGTAAACAATGCTGGAGTCATTCGAGACAACCTTCTATTCAAAATGACTGACGACGATTGGCAAACGGTCATGGATGTCCATTTGAAAGGCTCATTTAACTGTTCCCGCGCAGCCCAAAAATACATGGTTGAACAAAACTACGGACGTATCGTAAATATTTCTTCAACATCAGCACTAGGAAACCGCGGACAAGCAAACTACTCAACAGCAAAAGCTGGGCTTCAAGGCTTTACAAAAACGTTGGCAATCGAACTAGGCCGTTACGGAATCACGGCAAATGCCGTTGCACCAGGTTTTATTGAAACTGATATGACAAAAGCAACAGCTGAGAGAATTGGCGTTGATTTTGATGAGTTTGTTAAGGCCCGCGCCGCAGAAATTCCAGTGAGACGTTCAGGAAAGCCGGCTGATATTGCAAATGCCGTAGCGTTTTTCTGTGATGAAGCCTCAGGATTTGTTAGCGGACAAGTCATTTACGTTGCAGGCGGCCCGAAAGCGTAGCTTATTTTTTTCTTTAATAAAAGGTTTTATAAAAGAGTGCGTTCAAAAAGTAGGACAACAAAGCCCAATTTTGAACAACTTTATAAAGGGGGATAAGCATGTTTGAACATATGATTGGAAAACGCTCTGAAAAAGTGTTGAACACGGTAGAGCGCGGTGCTGTCAAAAAATTTGCCGCGTCAATTGGTGATGAACATCCTGTCTATTTAGATCCCGAATATGCGAAAAAATCCAGATTTGGAAAAAATATTGCACCGGTTACATTCCCAAGAGTATTTGACTACGGACAAATCGAAGCATTGAAATTGCCAAAACAAGGGCTTATCCATGGCGAACAACGTTTTCATTACGAGCGGCCGCTTTTTGTTGGCGAAGATGTATACTGCTATACCGAGATAAAAGATTACTATGAAAAAACAGGCTCAAGTGGGAGAATGGGTTTTCTTGTAACAGAAAATAACGGTGATGATGCGGAAGGCAATCAAATCTTCTCATCAACTTCAGTTATTATTATAAATGAAGCGGTTAGAAAGGGGATGGAAGAAGCATGACTTCACTAGCAAATCTCCAAACAGGCGATTCATTGGAAAAAATTGAACTTTCACCTGTTTCACGCTTAGACTTAATCAAATATGCCGGCGCTTCAGGCGACTTTAACCCAATACATACAATTGATGAAGATGCCAAAAAAGCTGGATTGCCGGGAATTATTGCCCATGGAATGTGGACGATGGGTAACCTCGCAAAATTGTTCACGCCATACTTGGAAGAAGGATTCGTCCAAGATTACATCATTCGATTTGCAGGCATGGTTTTCCTCGATGACGTAATTACACTCAAAGCGGAATTGGCTGAAAAAACGGATGACGTTTTAACATTCAACGTTGCTGCCGAGAATCAAAAAGGGAAAGATGTTATCAAAGGTTCAGTCAATTTTAAACTGCATAAGTAGATCTATAACACGATCCCCTTATTTGAATAATGATATTTAAATAGGGGGATCTTTTTTCAGATCCGTGGAAAAAAATAACGCGGTGATGGAAGCTTTTCCAGATGAACAACAGTTTAAGCAAATGGTGGAAAAGCGTCCTAGACTTTCAATTCCATATTCGAAATTGAAGATGTACGCAAAACGGTGAATCAATTTCTGAAGAGCCCGGTGTGGGGAATCCGCATACCGGGTTCTGTGGGGTTTGGGCCGCCGAAGGAAGACTGGAGGCTCACTTGCAATAAGATGGCAACACGGACAAATCGATTCACGGCTTAGAAAAATGACTACTTAATTGAAGTAACATCATAATTCGATGACCAAGGAGCAATATTGTGTCCTTGAAATAGATAATAAGAGGAGCTTGCACGATGTATGAAGTGAAGCATCGAAAATATTGGGATAAAAGTGCAAAAATATATGATGGAATTATTCATGATGAACTAAACAGCTTTAAAAAAGAGGCTTGGGAGAGCATTTTACAAGCCCGCATTGCCGAAGATCGCCCTCTCCAAATTTTAGATTTCGGTACTGGACCAGGTTTTTTTACGATAGTTTTATCACAAATGGGGCATCATGTGACAGCTTTGGATTTTTCAAAGGATATGATCGCTGCAGCGAAAAGGAATTGCGATTCAGCTGGCGTGAAACCACAATTTATCCATGTCACTGGCGACACTTCCTTTAACCCGGAAAACACCTTCGATATCATCATCTCCCGTAATGTCACATGGACGTTGCACCAGCCAGAGAAAGTCTATTCTGACTGGCACAAATGGTTAAAAAAGGGTGGGAAAGTGATAATATTCGATGCAAATTGGAATATTTCACTTGCTAATAAAATACACGGTAAAATTTATCAAAGGGACATCAAAAAAGCGATACAGCTAGGATTTCCGCAATACGATGAAGCAGAGCTTTTCAGCGAGGGCGATGAGATCGCCAAACATTTGCCACTGACCTATGCAATGAGGCCCGAGTGGGATCGTGCCGTGCTATTTCAATTGGGCTTCCACAATATACGAATAGATCAAGACTTTGACGATCTGATTTATACGGAAGCGGAAAAAATTGCGTATCAGTCCATTCCTTCTTTCTCTATAGTTGGTACAAAATAACTCTTACTTAATCAAATAGGAAGGGATTTGACAATATCCTTCGTCTCTAAATCCTATTTTTGCCGTTATAGCATTCAAAGGGATAAAAGGGACGGTCTACCCTTTGAAAGCGCGATTTAAAAGAAAATCGGCAAGAGCCAACCTTTTGGCCCAAGAATGTTACATTGGAAAGCAGGGGATTTAAAATAGGGAAATGAAATATAGGAGGTTTGAGAAGAATATAATCAATGGTGAAAAGGCTTTATCTTAGGAGGAATGGAAATGAATCTTGCGAATTACATAATAGTGATTAGTTTTATTGCATTCATCGTCACAGTTTTAATCATCATTGTTACGATAACATCACTTTACTTTATGGATCGGAGGCAAACAGCGAGTCCGGTGTTGCGTAATTATCCCGTGTTGGGACGGATGAGATATTTTTTAGAAAAAATTGGGCCGGAATTTCGTCAATATTGGTTTAACAATGATCGTGAAGGTAAACCTTTTTCGCGTGATGATTATCAACATATTGTAAAAAGCGCGAAATATAAGCGGGATGTTGTTGGTTTTGGTTCAAAAAGAGATTTTGATGAACCGGGGTTTTATATAAGAAATGCGATGTTTCCTAAACTTACACAAGAGTTAAATATTGATTATGAGACAGTTGTTGAAACGAATCGCTATTTGTTAATAAAAGATCCGCTATTTTCCCGCCGGGAAGAAGTGATGGAAAAGCATGAATCTCCTGCATATTTACTGAAAGAGGAAGATGCGGTGGTTATTGGTCCGAATACAAGATATCCTTTTGTTGTCAGGGGATTGATTGGAATGTCGGCAATGAGTTATGGGGCACTTGGAAAACGGGCGCTGACTGCGCTGTCTGAAGGACTTGCGATGGCAAAAGGAACATGGATGAATTCAGGCGAAGGGGGGCTTTCCACGTACCATCTGAAAGGTGGAGTGGATATCATCTTCCAAATAGGACCAGGATTATTTGGTGTAAGAGACAGCGAAGGGAAATTTGATTGGGATGAATTGAAAAGAAAGAATGAGGTTTTCCCGCAAATAAAAGCGTATGAATTGAAATTCGGACAAGGGGCAAAAACACGCGGGGGGCACGTAGACGGTGAGAAGGTAACACCAGAAATCGCTGAAATCCGTAGAGTTGAACCTTGGAAACCAATTGACAGCCCGAATCGCTTTGTTGACTTTCCAGATTTGCCGTCAGCTTTTCATGCAATGGAAAAAATACGGGACGTCACGGGAAAACCTGTCGGGATGAAGGTTGTGATTGGGGCGCCCGATGAAGCTGACAAATTGGCAGAGCAAATAAAAGATACAGGAAAAGGCCCTGATTTCATCACCGTTGACGGTGGGGAAGGCGGGACGGGCGCGTCTTATCAAGAGCTTGCTGACAGTGTTGGATTGCCGATCTACACCGCACTTCCACTCGTTGATTCCGCATTACGAAGGCACGGTGTCCGCGATAAAGTAAAAATTATCGCTTCAGGAAAATTATTTAGCCCTGACAAAATCGCCATCGCGCTGGCAATGGGCGCTGACCTTGTAAATATTGCAAGAGGTTTTATGATTACGGTTGGCTGCATCCAAACATTAAAATGCCATTCAAACGAGTGTCCAGTCGGCGTTGCGACAACCGATCCGGAATTGGAAAAAGCGCTTGTCATTGACGAGAAAAAGCACCGTGTCGCAAACTACCTCATTACGCTTAGAGAAGGATTGTTCCGCGTTGCAGCCGCTGCAGGACTTGAATCGCCAACCCAATTCAGCCGAAAAGATATTTTATTTAAAGATGAAAAAGGGATTGTTTATTCGCTTGAAGAACTATATACATCAAATGCACAATTTGATAAGCTTCTTCACTGAAAGTAAGTAGTTTTATTATAATAAAAACAGGAAAAAAGAGGTTTTTTTGAATGATGGAAGTCATGAAGCACGGGGAAGTAACTGCTGTTAAATTAACACCACATCATAGGAGTGTTTATTTTTATGTAATTGACGGGATGTTAATCGATACCGGGCCTGCAAATTCACAGCATGAGTCCATTCCTTTTTTTCAAGAGAATGAGATTGATTTTGTCAGCTTGACTCATTCCCATGAAGATCATTGCGGATTAGGCGCATGGCTTGTTAATCAGGGCCTCCGCATATATGCCCACAAAAAGGCGGTTGAAGGATGCAGCAAACCGGGAGAATATCCCGAATATCGCCAGGTCGCTTGGGGACTGAGGAAAGAGGGGTTTCAAGTCGAACCTTTAAACAATGCGGTTCATTCACGAAGCATGAAGTGGGAAATCATTGAAACCCCTGGCCATGCGGATGACCATATCGTTTTTTATAACCGGGAGAACGGTCTGTTGTTTTCAGGTGATTTATTCGTTGCTCCGAAAACGAAATTAATCATGCGCCATGAGTCGATACCGGAAATGATGAACTCGATTAACCGTGTTTTGGCATACGATTTTGAAGCGATGTTCTGCGGCCATGCCGGCTATGTCGCTAACGGGAAGCAGCTGTTAAAAAGAAAGCTGGATGACTTAGAAATAAAAAAAGAAGAAATTCTGGAGCTGTATAAGAAAGGCTATTCCATTACCGAGATTGACCAAACATTGTTTCCGAAAAATCAAACAACCATTCAGCTCGTCAACGCTTCTGAACACGAATTTAGCTCAGAACACATTGTAAGATCCATGATTAACGGTTTTGCCGAAATTACATAAAGAGGTACCGGAAAGAGGGGAAGAGAGAATGGCAGTTTCTAAATTAGTATTTCCAACACTAAATTATACGGGATGGGGATCAGCGGCAGAGCTTGTAACAGAAGTGGATAAATTTAAACCAAGCCATATCCTTTGCATTACAGATGAAGTATTGGTGAAAATCGGCATCGTTGAAAAAGTTACAAAACCGCTCTTAGAAAAAGGCTTTCAAATTAGCGTTTATACGGATGTTGAACCTGAACCATCGGTTGCATGCGGCCAGAGGATTGTTAACTATATTAAGAACGGTGGTTTTGATCTTGTGATTGGACTTGGCGGCGGAAGTACGCTAGATCTCGCAAAAATGGCCGCAGTACTTGCCGTTCATGATGGGGAAATTGTTGATTATTTGAATTTAACAGGAACGAAATCGATCAAACAGAAAGGGCTTCCGAAAATATTAATGCCAACGACGTCTGGAACAGGTTCAGAAGTCACGAATATTTCAGTATTTTCACTGGAAACGACAAAAGACGTCATTACTGACGACTTGCTTATGGCGGATGCGACAATCGTCGATCCGGCTCTTACCGTTTCCCTCCCTCCAAGGGTGACGGCAGCGACAGGCGTCGATGCGCTCACGCATGCTGTTGAGGCTTATTTATCCGTCAATGCAAGTCCTACAACAGACGGACTCGCAATCCAAGCTGTTCAGCTAATTAGCGGCTCATTAAGAACGGCTGTTGAAGATGGCAACAACAAAGAAGCGCGTACAAATATGAGCATGGGGAGTTATATCGCCGGTCTTTCATTCTTCAACGCTGGGGTGGCGGGTGTTCACGCCCTTGCTTATCCGCTTGGCGGCCAATTTCACATTGCGCACGGGGAATCGAACGCCGTATTGCTTCCGTATGTCATGGGCTACATACGTCCAAGCTGTCAAGAAAGGATGGCACATCTTTACACCGTGTTGACAGGTGATTATGGGCTTGGAGAAGAAGAAGCATCGTTCCGATTCGTGAACGAACTTGCCCAGCTCGTTAAGGATGTTGGCATCCCGGCTACGCTCAAAGGTTTTAATATTCCAGAATCGGCATTGGATTCATTAACAGATGATGCGGTAAAGCAAACAAGGCTGCTGGCAAGAAGCCCAATGCCGTTATCGCGGGGGGATATTTTTAACATTTATAAAGCGGCTTTTGATGGTAGCATTCCAAATAAGTAACAGAGGTCTGCTGCGGCAGCCTAAAAAGGAGAGGCATCTGTTGTTTGAAACGATCATTGAACCGCGCGTCAGTGAGACGGACGGCGCAGGGCATATTAATAATACAACCATTCCCATTTGGTTCGAGGCTGGGAGAAATAAAATTTTTGAAATGTTTACACCGGATTTTTCATTTGATAATTGGCGTTGCATTATTTTGCATACAACGGTTGATTTTGTCAGCCAAATTTATTTCGGCAAAAATGTGGCCGTAAAAACATGGGTCGAAAAAATCGGGAATACGAGCTTTATTTTGTATGAGGAAATTCACCAAGATGGCATTCTTTGTGCGAAAGGCAACGCGGTTTACGTTAATTTTAATTTAAAAACGCAACA
This is a stretch of genomic DNA from Pueribacillus theae. It encodes these proteins:
- a CDS encoding MaoC family dehydratase N-terminal domain-containing protein; its protein translation is MFEHMIGKRSEKVLNTVERGAVKKFAASIGDEHPVYLDPEYAKKSRFGKNIAPVTFPRVFDYGQIEALKLPKQGLIHGEQRFHYERPLFVGEDVYCYTEIKDYYEKTGSSGRMGFLVTENNGDDAEGNQIFSSTSVIIINEAVRKGMEEA
- a CDS encoding ABC transporter ATP-binding protein codes for the protein MSMVIELKNVHWKRQNKSILKNINWAVEEGEHWVLLGLNGSGKTTLLKMINGYIWPTTGEIRVLGKQFGKYPLGELRKIIGWVSTAMQEKLHGEEYTENIVLSGKFASPKLYHDPEQEDIDRALSLMEEYGLSGFIHRPYASLSQGEKQKVLIVRALMASPKLLILDEPCTGLDVFAREQLLETVEQLGKQKDAPTLIYVTHHIEEILPVFSKTLMLRQGEVFKTGRTEELVTESQLSDFFEAPLPKRAFYLSQCNHP
- the cobT gene encoding nicotinate-nucleotide--dimethylbenzimidazole phosphoribosyltransferase, translating into MKQLVEIPLLAKDIGREVSAYLNTLTKPIGSLGRLETLAVELAEMTGSRFPVVAPPGVLVFAADHGVTEEGVSAYPKEVTAQMVLNFLSGGAAMNVFSRQIGALFEIVDVGVAEAVDGEGLIARNVRAGTRNFCQEDAMAEEEVIQALNVGKEEAAKMIENGAKCLIVGEMGIGNTTSASALLSVITGKNVKELIGPGTGLNSDQMTKKQSVIERAIEARKPDQNDPLDLLKKLGGLEIAAMAGAMLEAARNRIPIIVDGFICTVAALIANQFDNRASDYMIAGHHSTEPGHKTALEELGKQPLLDLEMRLGEGTGAALAFPIVEAATNMLCEMATFSEAGVSGKSER
- a CDS encoding FMN-binding glutamate synthase family protein — its product is MNLANYIIVISFIAFIVTVLIIIVTITSLYFMDRRQTASPVLRNYPVLGRMRYFLEKIGPEFRQYWFNNDREGKPFSRDDYQHIVKSAKYKRDVVGFGSKRDFDEPGFYIRNAMFPKLTQELNIDYETVVETNRYLLIKDPLFSRREEVMEKHESPAYLLKEEDAVVIGPNTRYPFVVRGLIGMSAMSYGALGKRALTALSEGLAMAKGTWMNSGEGGLSTYHLKGGVDIIFQIGPGLFGVRDSEGKFDWDELKRKNEVFPQIKAYELKFGQGAKTRGGHVDGEKVTPEIAEIRRVEPWKPIDSPNRFVDFPDLPSAFHAMEKIRDVTGKPVGMKVVIGAPDEADKLAEQIKDTGKGPDFITVDGGEGGTGASYQELADSVGLPIYTALPLVDSALRRHGVRDKVKIIASGKLFSPDKIAIALAMGADLVNIARGFMITVGCIQTLKCHSNECPVGVATTDPELEKALVIDEKKHRVANYLITLREGLFRVAAAAGLESPTQFSRKDILFKDEKGIVYSLEELYTSNAQFDKLLH
- a CDS encoding cob(I)yrinic acid a,c-diamide adenosyltransferase encodes the protein MKIYTRSGDKGRTSLIGGRVEKDNIRVQAYGTVDEANCFVGQAMAELEQETFQDIIDELEKIQHELFDCGGDLANVTGNGEYKLKQEMIDFLEERIDAYIEETPKLERFILPGGTKAAAALHIARTVTRRAERDVVTLSRIEENIPPLAQKYLNRLSDYFFAAARVVNFRSGRKDVEYERSAIVFKEAKGKKKEKDGE
- a CDS encoding MBL fold metallo-hydrolase, coding for MMEVMKHGEVTAVKLTPHHRSVYFYVIDGMLIDTGPANSQHESIPFFQENEIDFVSLTHSHEDHCGLGAWLVNQGLRIYAHKKAVEGCSKPGEYPEYRQVAWGLRKEGFQVEPLNNAVHSRSMKWEIIETPGHADDHIVFYNRENGLLFSGDLFVAPKTKLIMRHESIPEMMNSINRVLAYDFEAMFCGHAGYVANGKQLLKRKLDDLEIKKEEILELYKKGYSITEIDQTLFPKNQTTIQLVNASEHEFSSEHIVRSMINGFAEIT
- a CDS encoding iron-containing alcohol dehydrogenase, coding for MAVSKLVFPTLNYTGWGSAAELVTEVDKFKPSHILCITDEVLVKIGIVEKVTKPLLEKGFQISVYTDVEPEPSVACGQRIVNYIKNGGFDLVIGLGGGSTLDLAKMAAVLAVHDGEIVDYLNLTGTKSIKQKGLPKILMPTTSGTGSEVTNISVFSLETTKDVITDDLLMADATIVDPALTVSLPPRVTAATGVDALTHAVEAYLSVNASPTTDGLAIQAVQLISGSLRTAVEDGNNKEARTNMSMGSYIAGLSFFNAGVAGVHALAYPLGGQFHIAHGESNAVLLPYVMGYIRPSCQERMAHLYTVLTGDYGLGEEEASFRFVNELAQLVKDVGIPATLKGFNIPESALDSLTDDAVKQTRLLARSPMPLSRGDIFNIYKAAFDGSIPNK
- a CDS encoding acyl-CoA thioesterase; the encoded protein is MFETIIEPRVSETDGAGHINNTTIPIWFEAGRNKIFEMFTPDFSFDNWRCIILHTTVDFVSQIYFGKNVAVKTWVEKIGNTSFILYEEIHQDGILCAKGNAVYVNFNLKTQQKEPIPDHIRQQLKKHMR
- a CDS encoding class I SAM-dependent methyltransferase; the encoded protein is MYEVKHRKYWDKSAKIYDGIIHDELNSFKKEAWESILQARIAEDRPLQILDFGTGPGFFTIVLSQMGHHVTALDFSKDMIAAAKRNCDSAGVKPQFIHVTGDTSFNPENTFDIIISRNVTWTLHQPEKVYSDWHKWLKKGGKVIIFDANWNISLANKIHGKIYQRDIKKAIQLGFPQYDEAELFSEGDEIAKHLPLTYAMRPEWDRAVLFQLGFHNIRIDQDFDDLIYTEAEKIAYQSIPSFSIVGTK
- a CDS encoding MaoC/PaaZ C-terminal domain-containing protein; translated protein: MTSLANLQTGDSLEKIELSPVSRLDLIKYAGASGDFNPIHTIDEDAKKAGLPGIIAHGMWTMGNLAKLFTPYLEEGFVQDYIIRFAGMVFLDDVITLKAELAEKTDDVLTFNVAAENQKGKDVIKGSVNFKLHK
- a CDS encoding SDR family NAD(P)-dependent oxidoreductase, giving the protein MGRFDGRVAIVTGGSRGIGLGIAKQFAQEGAKVALFDINEEALESGAKELRDMGAEVATFVTNVANSEQVEESVKAVADQFGKIDILVNNAGVIRDNLLFKMTDDDWQTVMDVHLKGSFNCSRAAQKYMVEQNYGRIVNISSTSALGNRGQANYSTAKAGLQGFTKTLAIELGRYGITANAVAPGFIETDMTKATAERIGVDFDEFVKARAAEIPVRRSGKPADIANAVAFFCDEASGFVSGQVIYVAGGPKA
- a CDS encoding DUF2935 domain-containing protein, with the translated sequence MERHDYRKPALFEHRFWLQILGDHSRFIRDALSPKETRLVREANQMIATFDTLLSQARKQLGENELASLTRSAYEKAFELRQLKLAIIRSHLAGKISISLTPSFVNHMVNELEEYVRILHYLLNKQVPPVSHPLHHHLIWLLDGAGHAGAIEGNLDRTEKMLKKKSEMFTKHFEDFYLKAVEMVGYLRTNLSQFPALQKFNDDVKLEMAIFQTFLEELEEMELTNTSLSILSPLMADHMFREECYYLHKLAESTNTEEPNCNPAKERIES